In Rhodopirellula islandica, the sequence TCACGAACCGCGAGAGTGGGATCATCCAGCAACTTGGAAAGGTCCTTGCCCTGGACATGATCGGGGACCTCCACCTCGCACAACTTGGCCAGGGTCGGGTACAAATCCAACATCTCCACCAAACTGTGGCAGACACCGGGGGCTTTGCCAGGGACCTTGATGATCAGAGGGACCTGCGAGGATTCATCTCTCAGAGAAACCTTGGCCCAGAAATCATGCTCGCCCAAGTGGTAGCCGTGGTCGCTGGTGAAAACAACGATCGTGTTTTCTTCTTGCCCGGATTCGCGGAGCGCCGCCAGCACCTTGCCGACTTGCGCATCCATGTAGGCGACCGACGCGTAGTATCCACCGACCGCTTTGCGCTGGTGGCGGAGATCCATCTTCATGTTCTGGCTGGTTTTGTAGTTGATGCCCAACTTCGGGATATCGTCCCAGTCGCCCTCGATGCGTTCCGGCAGGCGAATTTTGCGATACGGTTTGAAGGGCTCGAAGTACTTCGCGGGAGCCACGAAGGGAACATGCGGACGGACAAAACCAACGCCCAACCAAAACGGTTGCTCTCTTTTTTTACGAATCAGGTCGGCTGCTTTGACGGCGGTTTTCCCATCCGAGTGAACGTTGTCATCGCCTTCGGCTTCCACCACGACAAACGTGTTGCCTCCAACGACGGGACGAGCCCCATCGGGGTTGTTCTCTAGCGTTTCCCCATCGCCTGTGGCTTTCCATTCTGGTCCCGGGCTGTTGAAACGCTCTGTCCATGAAATCGCGTCATCCGCCCCGTTGCCGCCATCGTGGTCTCGTCCGTCCCCGCCGGTTTCAATTCCGCCCGGCACACCCATGTGATAGATCTTGCTGACACGAGCCGTGTAGTAGCCCTGGTCTTTGAAACATTGAGGCCAAGTCTGGCGGTCACCAATCTGTGGACGCGGGCTTGTGTAGCCCAAAACGCCGGTTGCGTGCGGGTAGTACCCCGACAGAAACGACGCTCGGGAGGGACCGCAATAAGTCGCCTGGCAATACGCCCGCGTGAATCGGGTTCCCGCGGCCGCCAAGGTGTCGATGTTCGGCGTCTGGCAAACTTCGTTTCCGTAACACGACAGCGCCGTGGACGTGAGGTCGTCCGAGATGAGGAACAGCACGTTCATCGGCTGCTTCGCAGCGACCGGGGCCTGCCAAGCTAACTGGAGGGGCGCAGCTAGAATGGGGAGCAGCATCCAAAGACGCATGGAGGTTTTCTCAGTGAATGGGAAGGACGGCGACGGGATTCGCCATTGTAGGCCGATTCAGGGGAGCACGCACATGAACGGCCTTCCCGTCGCAGATCCACCGCTCACGCTTGGGAGCAGATACCACGGTAGTACTCGATGCTTTGTCGAAGTCCTTCCGTCATGTCCACGGTGGGCTCAAACCCAAGCCGCGAACGAATCTGATTCGTGTCTGCCAGCGAATCGCGAACGTCACCTGCGCGAGGCGGTTCGTGAATGGGTTGGATGTCACCTTCCAGCAACTCGCGAAGCGTGTCCAGCAAATCCAACAACGTTGTGCGTTGACCGCGACCGACGTTGAAGACTCCGCCAGCAGCGTCCTCCATCGTCGCTGCCAACATATTTGCGTGGGCGACGTCTCGCACAAACACAAAGTCGCGGGATTGTTGTCCGTCCCCGTAGATGACCGGGCGTTCGCCGCTGAGGATCATGGAAACGAAGCGTGGGATCACAGCGCTGTATTCGCTTTGGGGATCTTGCCTTGGACCGAACACGTTGAAGTACCTCAGGACCACCGTTTCGATCGGGAACTCACGCTGAAAGACTTGGCAGTAGTTCTCCGAGGACAACTTCGCCGCCGCATACGGCGACAAAGGGGCGGGCATGTCATCTTCTCGCTTGGCGACATAGGGCGAGTTCCCATACACGGCGCTGGTCGACGAGAGCACCAACCGTTTGACACCAGCAGTCGCCCCGGCGGCGAGCAATTCAACGGTGCTGGTGGTTGTCCATTCGTGGCACAACCCGGGTTCACGCATGCTCCGTGGGACGCTTGCCATCGCTGCAAAATGAAAGATGTGGTCGACGTTTTCGACGGCTTTTTCCACGCAGGTTCGGTCGGCTGCATCGCCTTCAACGAACGTCAACCGATCTTGAGCGGGGCCTTCCTGAAACGGCGTCAGGTTGTGAAGGAAACCTGTGCTGAGGTTGTCGAGTGCGACCACGTTGGCACCGGCATCAAGCAAGCGTTCAACCATTTGCGAGCCAATGAATCCCGCCGCTCCCGTGACCAGACAACGTGTGCCAGCGAGCTGAGCGATGGCGGATTGGAGGGTGGACGACATAGAACGGCAGGCCGGTAGCGTTGGGGAACGAAGCGGCGTCCGGCCTGAAGAAGGTCAACTCAATCCTCGAGTCGACGTGTCACGTCAGTCGCTCTGTGTGAGCCGACCGGTGACCTGAAGTAACATCTCGCAGCAACGTTTTCGGGAATTGCTGCGAGCTTGTTTCAAAAGGCAGGGATCAACCCTGCAGGTTCAATCCACCACTGCCTGATAGCACGTCAGCGATGCGTTTGTTGGAAGGTGTCTTGTCCGTCCCTTCCTGAGCACAGACCATTCGCCAGGTCTCTGCTTCCGTTTCCAGCACCAAGCGGATTTCGTCGATCATGGAGGAATCGCCATTCTGTTCGGCTGCAATCAAGTGCTGGCACAAGAAGACGTACAGGTCAGCGACGGTGCGGCAAACTTCGACGGAGTTGTCGGTGACTCCCGAAAGCAGTTCCGACAACAACTCGAGCAACTTCAACGAATACTCGTTCGTCCCGCGTTTGCCAGGTTGGGAGTTCCAGTGGTGAGCCAAGTGCCGCGAGACTTCCACGGCACGCTCGATCACCATCAGACGCAATCGGGCGGGCGATGCAGTCTGAACCATGGATTCCAGGTACGCGTCGCCCCGGCGTCGGCCAAAGTTCTCCATTCCCTCGCTGAGGCTGCCTGTTTCGCCAGGACGCGACGCAGAGTCGCCTGGCATCTCCAGGGCTTGCTCTTGTGGCTCGTTCGATGGCACAGAGGATTCGTCACCAACAAAGGTCATCGGGGGTGGGACGAAGGAGTCAGCCGTGTTGTACATCGGGTTTCCGGTTGCGGGAATTGGAAACGGGCACACAGGACGAGTCCCGGTATGCAGCGCATTTTGTTATCGACGTGGACGAAGGAAAACTTCATCCAAAGACACGAGGGGGGCCATCCTCACACCGGATAAGAGCTTGATGTTCCCTCCGTGATGAGGAAACGAATCCGTGTTGCGTTGTCCAGCTAGGTTAGGATGCGTGACAGGAAGCGACGGTGCCTCGAAAAAGCTTCTTAATCGTTGCCGTTTGACATCGGTGACGTTGCATAATCCGAACGCGAGGCGCTTGAAGTCGACCGTGAACCGTCAACGACTGAGACAGTTCGCTGATTAAATGAAAATAGCAGAAGCGAGCCTGGGCTCACTCCTGCTTTTTGATGTTGGAAGTCTCGACTCAACCAGCGAACTTTGTTGCCGATCGAGATGAAGCGGGGATTAACCCAGCAAAGACAACACGTTCCGTGGGTTTTGGTTTGCCAGTGACAGCACGTTGGTACCGGATTGAACCAGAATTTGAGCACGTGTCAGGTTGGCTGATTCTTGAGCGAAGTCAGCGTCACGGATCGAGCTTTCAGCTTCTTGCAGGTTGGCTTTGGTTTCGTTCAGCGAAACCATGTTGCTTTCCAGCGTTGTGCTTTGGAACGAACCCAGACGACCACGCAGACCGACCACTTTGCCGATCACTTCGTCGATGACCTTGGCGGCACCTTCGACGTCGTTGGTCAAACTCTTGGATTGGCCACTGCCCAGTTCGTAGAGACGTCCGGACGCTCCGCCCAATTTGCCCGTCGAAACGCTGCCAATCCCCAAGCTTGCTTGCTGGGTGCTGGTCACATCGGGACCCAATTGGAATGTGGCTCCACCACCGGTGATGCTGAAGCTGAAGTTGGTGCTGCTTCCGTCATCGACGGTCAAGCTCAAATCCAACGAGCTGGTGTTGATCGACAGGCTGTTTCCGTTGCCGTTGGCGGTCACACCGTTGACGGTGGCAACCACGTCGGTACCGGTCGAACGCACGTTGTCGAGGCTCGCCTCGAAAGTTCCGCCTGCACCTTCACTGATGACGTCGATGTTGACCAAGGAATCACTGCCGTAGGTGGTCGAGGTGAATTCCAAGCCGTTCGTTGCGTCGGCTTCCACACCGGTGCTGTCAGAAACCAAGTTCACTGCGGCAGCAATTTGATCCTTGCTGGTTCCAGCACCGAAATTGAACGTTTCAGCTCCGTTCTCGCCGTTGAGCTGGAAGACCAAGTCTGCGTTGAGTGTTTCCCCACCGGTGCTACCGGTGTCCAAACTGTCGAGCCCGTCGGCGATGTCGACTTGGGCGTCTGCGTTGGCGGTTACGTTGAAGGCTTGTTCGCCGTCGACTTGCACAGCTTCGATGACGGTTGCCAAAGCGGATGCGTCTTGAGGGGCACTGCTATTGACGGTGACCGTCAGAATCTTTTGATCTTCGTCGTACGAAGCTTCGTTTGCAGCACCCGATACAAAGTTGATCGAAACGTTGTTGAAGTCCGAACCAAGCGAGGCAGCGTCGATTTGCAGTGCGGCTCCATTGGAGTCAACGGTCGCGGCGGTGGCTGCGGCTGCGGTACCTGGAGCCGTTGCGCCGGTTGCGACAAATCCTTCGATGGAATTGATCGCAGTCTGAATCACTTCCGCGTCGGCATCAGCGTCCACTTCACCTGGGTTCGCTGAATCGCCTTCGAAGTTGCCGGTGATCGTCAACACGCCGGTATCGGAGTCGAACGAAGCCTCGCCTGGTCCTGAAGCGTTGCTGTCATTCGTGATGACGATGCTGGTCAAGCCTTCGCCAGTGATATCGATGGTTTCACCATTGATCGTCTGTGCGGCTGTTCCAACATCGGGAGTGCTGGCAGTTGCGTTGGCAGGCGTCGTGAACCCGGAATCACTGGCGGTTGCACTCGCTTGCGTCGCAGCCGAGTTGATGACCACTTCCACGTCGATTTGACCGGTTTTGCCGAGCTTGGCTTGATCAATCGAGACGTCGCTGACGCTGCTCACGCTATTGGCAGTGCTGATGAAGTCTTGGGAACCGTCGAGCAGCTTCCGACCTTGGAAAGTCGTCGTTTGTGCGATTCGGTTGATGGCTTCGAGCGAGCTGTCGATCTGCAATTGGTTGGCAGCGATTTCCTCGTTGCTCAACGCACCCGAGTTGGCGGCTTCCACCACCAGACCACGAACGTCGTTGAGCAAGTTGCTGACTTGGCCCAGGGCACTGTCGGCGGTGCTGATGATCTGGCTGGCACGTTGCGTGTTGCTGATCGATTTGGTCAGTCCAGTGATTTCACTTCGCAGCGCTTCGCTGGCAATCAAACCAGCAGGGTCGTCGCTGCCCGAGTTGATTCGAAGACCGGTGCTCAAACGAGTCAAAGATTCTTGCAGGTCATTGTTGCTGCTTTGGAGGCGGTTCTGTGCAACCAAAGAAGAAACGTTGGTGTTGATCCGAGTCATGTTATTTATCCCAAAGATGGGTTGATGTTGAGTAGAAGGGGTCAACCAGTGGGGTGCCGAAGCAACGGAGTGACCCTGGACAAAAAGCACTTGGCTCTGCGTCCACCTCAACCATGGGACGCGTTTGTGATACGTGCGGTGTGTGCAACCCCAAATTCGTTGCCCTGGGAGGATTTCCCTTCCCCGCTTCCGCACAACCGGAATAATCCGCGACCCTCATCATGGAAGGCATCGTTGGGCTGCGATATCATGCAATGGTCGAGCCTGAAAACTCGGCCCATGCGAATTCATTGATTCGCATGCATTCTGGAACCTTTTGGCGAATTTTTTCATGACCGTCCAAATGCAACTCGCTCGGATCATCATTTCCGAGCTGACCGACAATCAAGTCATTTATCTCAAGGAAGTCGACGGCACCCGCCAATTCCCGATCATGATTGGAATCTTCGAAGCCACCAACATCGATCGACGTGTGAAAAACGACTACGTCCCCCCGCGACCGTTGACCCACGATTTGATTGTCAACGTTGCCGAATCGCTCGATGCAACGATCGAACAAGTCGTGATCAGCGATTTGTCCGAGCACACGTACTTTGCACAGTTGCACCTGCGGACCCGGGACGGCGAACTGATCGAAGTCGACGCCAGACCGAGTGATGCCATTGCCGTGGCGGTCACGTTTGATCCCCCGTTGCCGATCTTTGTCGCGGAAGAAGTTTTGGATGGTGCCACCGGAACCAACGACGATTGATTCACCGACGGTGAATCGTCATCGCGTCATGTTTGAATTGGCCCGTTTGGCGTTCTCGCTCACTTTCCCCGGTTCTCGTTCAAGGCCCTCTGTTGCAAACGTTTTCCATCATTGATTCCATGCGCGCATGGTGTCGCCAACAATCCAGTGAACAACGAACGATTGGGTTGGTGCCCACGATGGGTGCGCTGCACGAAGGTCATTTGTCGCTGGTTCAGGCGGCAAAGGAACGCTGTGACCACTGTGTCACCACGATCTTCGTGAACCCCACCCAGTTTGCTGCCCACGAAGACCTCGATCACTATCCCCGGCCGCTCGAAGAGGACTTGGCCAAGCTTCGGCAGGCCGGTGTCGAGGCGGTCTTTCTGCCCTCGGCGGCGGAGATGTATCCCGAGCGAGCGGGGCAGGTTGCGACTTCGGTGCAGCCCTCGTCCGTTGCGTTGCCCCTGGAGGGGGTGCATCGCCCGGACCACTTTGTTGGCGTCGCGACCGTGGTGCTGAAATTGTTTCTGGCCGCCCCGGCGGATTTCGCGTTCTTTGGTCGCAAAGACTTTCAACAGCTCTGTGTGATCGAGCACATGGTGCGGGATCTGAATCTGCCAACCCAGATCGTTCCCTGCGAGATCATCCGCGAACCGGACGGCTTGGCGATGAGCAGCCGCAACCGATATCTCTCCAAGAGCGAACGCCAACGTGCACTGTGTCTGTCTCGTGCGCTTCAGGAGACAGAAGCGGCGTTTCACGGGGGAGAGCGGAGCCCCCATCGCCTGCAGGC encodes:
- a CDS encoding sulfatase, with translation MRLWMLLPILAAPLQLAWQAPVAAKQPMNVLFLISDDLTSTALSCYGNEVCQTPNIDTLAAAGTRFTRAYCQATYCGPSRASFLSGYYPHATGVLGYTSPRPQIGDRQTWPQCFKDQGYYTARVSKIYHMGVPGGIETGGDGRDHDGGNGADDAISWTERFNSPGPEWKATGDGETLENNPDGARPVVGGNTFVVVEAEGDDNVHSDGKTAVKAADLIRKKREQPFWLGVGFVRPHVPFVAPAKYFEPFKPYRKIRLPERIEGDWDDIPKLGINYKTSQNMKMDLRHQRKAVGGYYASVAYMDAQVGKVLAALRESGQEENTIVVFTSDHGYHLGEHDFWAKVSLRDESSQVPLIIKVPGKAPGVCHSLVEMLDLYPTLAKLCEVEVPDHVQGKDLSKLLDDPTLAVRDAAFCVAPMRKGFLLRTDRWAFIQYKEDASGGIELFDMQSDPQQFTNLASSPEHAAVVAEMKQRLTQKLIDVRTNDLVNRKRQPAK
- a CDS encoding SDR family oxidoreductase, encoding MSSTLQSAIAQLAGTRCLVTGAAGFIGSQMVERLLDAGANVVALDNLSTGFLHNLTPFQEGPAQDRLTFVEGDAADRTCVEKAVENVDHIFHFAAMASVPRSMREPGLCHEWTTTSTVELLAAGATAGVKRLVLSSTSAVYGNSPYVAKREDDMPAPLSPYAAAKLSSENYCQVFQREFPIETVVLRYFNVFGPRQDPQSEYSAVIPRFVSMILSGERPVIYGDGQQSRDFVFVRDVAHANMLAATMEDAAGGVFNVGRGQRTTLLDLLDTLRELLEGDIQPIHEPPRAGDVRDSLADTNQIRSRLGFEPTVDMTEGLRQSIEYYRGICSQA
- a CDS encoding flagellar protein FliS; protein product: MYNTADSFVPPPMTFVGDESSVPSNEPQEQALEMPGDSASRPGETGSLSEGMENFGRRRGDAYLESMVQTASPARLRLMVIERAVEVSRHLAHHWNSQPGKRGTNEYSLKLLELLSELLSGVTDNSVEVCRTVADLYVFLCQHLIAAEQNGDSSMIDEIRLVLETEAETWRMVCAQEGTDKTPSNKRIADVLSGSGGLNLQG
- a CDS encoding flagellin N-terminal helical domain-containing protein, which codes for MTRINTNVSSLVAQNRLQSSNNDLQESLTRLSTGLRINSGSDDPAGLIASEALRSEITGLTKSISNTQRASQIISTADSALGQVSNLLNDVRGLVVEAANSGALSNEEIAANQLQIDSSLEAINRIAQTTTFQGRKLLDGSQDFISTANSVSSVSDVSIDQAKLGKTGQIDVEVVINSAATQASATASDSGFTTPANATASTPDVGTAAQTINGETIDITGEGLTSIVITNDSNASGPGEASFDSDTGVLTITGNFEGDSANPGEVDADADAEVIQTAINSIEGFVATGATAPGTAAAATAATVDSNGAALQIDAASLGSDFNNVSINFVSGAANEASYDEDQKILTVTVNSSAPQDASALATVIEAVQVDGEQAFNVTANADAQVDIADGLDSLDTGSTGGETLNADLVFQLNGENGAETFNFGAGTSKDQIAAAVNLVSDSTGVEADATNGLEFTSTTYGSDSLVNIDVISEGAGGTFEASLDNVRSTGTDVVATVNGVTANGNGNSLSINTSSLDLSLTVDDGSSTNFSFSITGGGATFQLGPDVTSTQQASLGIGSVSTGKLGGASGRLYELGSGQSKSLTNDVEGAAKVIDEVIGKVVGLRGRLGSFQSTTLESNMVSLNETKANLQEAESSIRDADFAQESANLTRAQILVQSGTNVLSLANQNPRNVLSLLG
- a CDS encoding bifunctional nuclease family protein; this encodes MTVQMQLARIIISELTDNQVIYLKEVDGTRQFPIMIGIFEATNIDRRVKNDYVPPRPLTHDLIVNVAESLDATIEQVVISDLSEHTYFAQLHLRTRDGELIEVDARPSDAIAVAVTFDPPLPIFVAEEVLDGATGTNDD
- the panC gene encoding pantoate--beta-alanine ligase, encoding MQTFSIIDSMRAWCRQQSSEQRTIGLVPTMGALHEGHLSLVQAAKERCDHCVTTIFVNPTQFAAHEDLDHYPRPLEEDLAKLRQAGVEAVFLPSAAEMYPERAGQVATSVQPSSVALPLEGVHRPDHFVGVATVVLKLFLAAPADFAFFGRKDFQQLCVIEHMVRDLNLPTQIVPCEIIREPDGLAMSSRNRYLSKSERQRALCLSRALQETEAAFHGGERSPHRLQAILADHLTDCDSVDYAVVVDRESLLPVSEIEQNAVALIAARVGSTRLIDNRELYVD